Proteins encoded together in one Ptiloglossa arizonensis isolate GNS036 chromosome 9, iyPtiAriz1_principal, whole genome shotgun sequence window:
- the LOC143151773 gene encoding uncharacterized protein LOC143151773 isoform X2 — MSEFQNLKVAIKSLNKSVSNFPVGAVSIDDFTPIEERIRNMRESLKLLNARLLMLNTYYELQTTNNEPEEDIECTLTNLHEETAMSLITNRAIKLCFHSETTEAILRGKEGDHNMQKTMQDALQKQLDLKIQCQNALFDYKKFLQVQEALHNQKLKELNPSIASKKKHTKKLLLKINIMKKLIVNLIAASNQMLLTKPILIKLLENHRDLISMDMILKMLQNNTENANKSTETST, encoded by the exons ATGTCAGAATTCCAAAATTTAAAAGTTGCCATCAAAAGTTTAAATAAAAGTGTATCGAATTTTCCTGTTGGAGCTGTCTCCATAGACGATTTTACACCTATTGAGGAAAGAATTAGAAATATGCGAGAATCGCTAAAGTTATTAAATGCCAGATTATTAATGTTGAATACGTACTATGAACTTC AAACAACAAATAATGAACCAGAAGAAGATATAGAATGTACGTTAACAAATTTACACGAAGAAACAGCGATGTCTCTGATAACTAACAGAGCAATTAAGTTATGTTTTCACTCCGAAACTACTGAAGCTATTCTAAGAGGCAAAGAAGGTGATCATAATATGCAAAA GACCATGCAAGATGCATTACAAAAGCAGTTGGACTTAAAGATTCAGTGTCAGAATGCGCTATTTGATTATAAAAAATTCTTACAAGTACAAGAGGCACTGCACAACCAAAAATTAAAAGAGTTAAATCCTAGTATAGCAAG taAAAAAAAGCACACAAAGAAACTCttgctaaaaataaatataatgaaaaaactTATAGTAAATTTAATTGCTGCTTCTAACCAAATGCTATTGACAAAACCAATTCTGATAAAATTACTGGAAAATCATAGAGATTTAATTAGTATGGATATGATATTAAAAATGTTGCAAAACAACACAGAAAATGCAAATAAAAGTACAGAAACCAGTACGTAG
- the LOC143151773 gene encoding uncharacterized protein LOC143151773 isoform X1, which yields MSEFQNLKVAIKSLNKSVSNFPVGAVSIDDFTPIEERIRNMRESLKLLNARLLMLNTYYELQTTNNEPEEDIECTLTNLHEETAMSLITNRAIKLCFHSETTEAILRGKEGDHNMQKKIYTTACQLFSLNDDTLLLQRTMQDALQKQLDLKIQCQNALFDYKKFLQVQEALHNQKLKELNPSIASKKKHTKKLLLKINIMKKLIVNLIAASNQMLLTKPILIKLLENHRDLISMDMILKMLQNNTENANKSTETST from the exons ATGTCAGAATTCCAAAATTTAAAAGTTGCCATCAAAAGTTTAAATAAAAGTGTATCGAATTTTCCTGTTGGAGCTGTCTCCATAGACGATTTTACACCTATTGAGGAAAGAATTAGAAATATGCGAGAATCGCTAAAGTTATTAAATGCCAGATTATTAATGTTGAATACGTACTATGAACTTC AAACAACAAATAATGAACCAGAAGAAGATATAGAATGTACGTTAACAAATTTACACGAAGAAACAGCGATGTCTCTGATAACTAACAGAGCAATTAAGTTATGTTTTCACTCCGAAACTACTGAAGCTATTCTAAGAGGCAAAGAAGGTGATCATAATATGCAAAA aaaaatttatacCACTGCGTGTCAATTGTTTAGTCTTAATGACGATACTTTGTTATTACAAAGGACCATGCAAGATGCATTACAAAAGCAGTTGGACTTAAAGATTCAGTGTCAGAATGCGCTATTTGATTATAAAAAATTCTTACAAGTACAAGAGGCACTGCACAACCAAAAATTAAAAGAGTTAAATCCTAGTATAGCAAG taAAAAAAAGCACACAAAGAAACTCttgctaaaaataaatataatgaaaaaactTATAGTAAATTTAATTGCTGCTTCTAACCAAATGCTATTGACAAAACCAATTCTGATAAAATTACTGGAAAATCATAGAGATTTAATTAGTATGGATATGATATTAAAAATGTTGCAAAACAACACAGAAAATGCAAATAAAAGTACAGAAACCAGTACGTAG